TAAAAGGTAAAAAACTTTTTATAAAAGTAATCTGCtcattgcatttaaaaataaaactgattttagTGAAGAGTTGTATAATGAACAATTAACTTTttgatcaagaaaaaaaaaatgatatacTCATTTGAGTTAGTGTCACTGACATTCAAACTAACCTATAGTATATTTACTACACATGCTTATGACTAAATAAATCACTGTCCACCAAAGATAAGTtccttccctctgtgtgtgtatacgtacacatatatatgtgtacatgtacacacacagagtatatgtatatactcAGTAGATCAAtcatcattacctctatgcctttttaaactaaacatgTACTGTCATAGGCAGCAGAGTCAAAAGCCGTCTTATTTAAGATACAACACAAAATGTGGTTGCAATAGAAgtcagataaaataaataaaattagttAAAACACAGGAGCACCAGAgttacaaatcaaattttaaaaatgctttCCTATGAAGATGAGTTTTGAGCAGTGATTCAAAGATAAGTAGTGAGTTGGTGAGCCTAATCTTGTCATTTTGTCGGCAACATTATCAATCGTATgtaatgggttttttttcatgGCTAATATcctgttgtgtttcattttaaagaaagtgccGGAGGAAACCGAAGAGGAGTTCAGGAAGAAGATGATGGCTAAGTTTGCAGAGGACGATCGGCTCGAGCAGATGGGTGACGACAAAATACATTGGACACAGTGTATCCACAGATGCAAGGTGGAGAAACTGATACAGGACAGGAGACAACAGCATGGTGTTGAGTTAAAACTCAGAACAGAAGGCAGGAATAATCTTTAAACCAGAAAAACTACTACTTCCTACTACTTCTTAAATACTCCCACTTTACATCTGCTCCCCAGACACTCAGTAGCTGCCCACTGCTCCGTGTGGTCAATGCTCACACATGATGGGTTAAAGGCAAGTGGTAACAACTCGGGCTGAGCGATGAGGCCAGTACAGAAGTGCAAAAAGCTGCAGTTCtatgggtggccacttgaggctggcttcAAGAAGGGCGACGGGAGTTATTAAACCGACATGGACCGGTCCACACGGCAGAGAGAgaagcgttagagtttatggtgatacatcttttaaactgaaggcgactgttaTGTAAAGTTAGCTTGACTatgttactgtgagtaacttcagtatatatatattagttgGTGGAGTGGTCGGTCAGTCTGACCTGGTGTGTTGTCGTCGTCGTGGCGGAGTCGACGTTAGGGTCAGGCACCGAGGCCTCGTTGTCAAACAGGCTGACGTTCTGCTGCTGGACAGGGTCCGGAGACGGCGACGGCCTGGGGGGAGGCCGACTGGGAGGTGGGCCGGGCCTCTGCACCGCCAGGAGGGGTTattcaaaaccacacacacgtgcacacatgccgagcagtgacagacagacacgttAGTACGCACAACATGATGGATGAGAATTTTTTTCTTGAgcattttcttttgaaacatTTGGTGGTTTAAATCTACAAGACgtttatagtttttttatttacaactcCAGCATATCCTTTCTTTAAAGTCCTTTAAAACACAATCAAGTGTTTTTAAGAAGCTGAATATTAGTTCTGCTTGTActatagaaaaacaaaacacatggatcatttcaaaaaaaaaaaaaaaatcccttcatAATAATCCCCATGTCGTTTATGACaacttttgaaaaacaaaagaaaatgagagaaagtcAACAACCGAATtattaataaatagaaaaaactaaatgaaatctGCATTTACAGTAGTTGCTTtatgtaaaagtatttttttaaatatcacacTCCATGTGAAGTCTAAGCATAAATCAAGTGGACATAGTCAGTGTGTCTCCTTTTTTACCTTTTGTGCTGGGCTGACTGATTTGCTGTCGTCGGCTTCCTCactgagagaggagaaacagacgAGAGGTTGGCAGGGGAAAAGGAGCCAAAGgaagaaatttaaaataaaagagcgAGGATAccaggagggagaaagaggatgTGTAGGTTACaatagagaggagagacagactaTAATAAACAAGCATCTGCTGTATTTCAACAGGTGACGCGTGGTCGGCCTCACACTCAGATACCCAGAGCAACACATGCACCTGACACCGTCTATATGCGGAAGGTTATTGTCAGATAAAAAAgtctcaaacaaaacaacaagatgAATCATTTCAACACAGAAGTTAGATGAAGCAAAGAAAGTTCAAGGTATGATTCCCAGATCAGGTCAGCTCCAGAAATCTGAACACTCAAAAAACTTCACTACAAATCAAATTATATCACAAGGGAAAGAATTCACAAGTTGtcgttttttttacaataaatttTAGAAAGGCAtagtctcaagaacatcaataTAACTATGAAGTTCTTTTCAAAATATCACAGCGTTTGTGCATTAAAAGTTAGATTTTACTCCTGAAatctttttactttattctttaATCTGACTTTTGTACGATGATAATTGGTTTCTCAAAATGAAACAACTTTATTCTTAAATATGACTCAACGCGTGGTAAATTATCTTATTAGATATTTCCTTGCATAAATAAACGAGATGTTAGGGGACCTCTGGTTTTGTTTATTGATAAGCCTGTAGTTTAAGCCACAAACCAACCATAAGCTAGAAATTAAGCAGTGTTGCATTAGAAGCTGCATGCACACCCAACGTGCATGAAATGAAGATCAGCGTGCAGCGGGTTTTACCTCTTTGCACCATCTTCtgtctttgctgctgcagtACCATCTTTTCTGCAGTAGGACACAGTGTTATGGACATCActcatgtgttttgttgttgttgtgtatttAAACTTAACTGTTGTAACCATGGAAGGGTTATTGTACAGGCAAACTAGGGTTAAGGCCCAGGGGCCCGAGCTGCAACAAGTTGAGTTTCATTTGTTCTGCgtcatttattttttgggaGGGAAGCACACAAAAAGAAACGGCTGCAGAGTAACACAAAATGAATACAGAGAGATGCAACAACCACGGGTATAAGCACCaagaacacagaaaacacaccaaAGAGACAGGCTCGACCACACAGAGACTCAAAACATCTAAAAAGatgcaaaacaaccacaaaaagaTGCCCAACAACAACTGAAAGACATAAGAGGCTCAAACTGCTTCCAAATCAGGCCAGATGCAGGCAAAGCAACcactcacacatgcagaatGACCacaacaatgaaaaagaaaaagtttcttCATGACCACAAATGCATGGAACACAAACCATAAAGGCACATTGACATATCTGCAAGCAGTGGCCTGTTTTCCTCTTAACGCGTCCATGGTTTTTAACTTCTTAACTTTTTTAACTCTGTCCAGTTCACTTACTTGAGCTGCCGCTGCTCCTCCAGTTTGGTCATGATGTCGTTCAGGTTTTGGCTGAGCTGAGGAGACACACGGAGCAGGCAAATATTACCCATAGATCAAATGATCAATGCATGTTTGATCACATGTGGGCATGTTTACTCACCTTGCTCATATCTCTGTGGAACTTCTCCTGATGACCTGCCAGGCTCTGGAATGTGTTAACATAGACGCCAACACGActgcacgcatacacacacatttaaattttctggacaaaaaggaaaagacagattttgcagaataatgataaaaaagcGTCTCACCTGTCCCACAGTGCTGGAAGCTCGTCTTGTAACTCCACGTTCAGCTCCTCAAAAATCTTCTGGGCTCGACCCAGGTCTTCCTCCGCCtgcgtgcgtgcacacacacacacacttaattgAAATATGTGCCATCAATCCAAATAGTTTGAGAAAGAAAGTTATCCAAGAGCGCACGTGcacgcagacaaacacaaacagggttTAATAACTACAGACACGTGAATGCTGCGAGGCATTCAATTGACAGGGATGAAGAGCAAATAATGACGGTGttactgtcaaatacaaatGGGGAGCCAcgaaaaaaagaatgtgaacaGTAGATTTGATGGGGAATCAAATTATAGCGAGGCCCTGTACACATGATCAGCTGTGGAAACAGGTCACAAGGAGAGAATGAGCATTGAATCACCTTCAACACTAGTTCtaatatttgaaagaaaaattaaGCAGTGATGGGCCATTATTCTGTTTTGTCACTGGGTAGGAGTTCTGAGATTTGCAGATATAAGTTTACAAGACTTTTAGATATAACCatggaaagaaataaacaagcaCCCATTAATGAATTGGTTTTTGTCATCAATCAAACCAACCAAACTATGTTAACGTTTATTTCTTCATCAGCACAATCTTGCAAAAACTACTCAGCAGATTTCCGCTAAACTTGGAAGATTCATTGTGGTTTTATATGGAGACTAGTTGccattcttgtttttaattgagTCATAATGGTAATCCAGCCTCTAGTTGTTCAGATATTTAACTAAAAATCCCTCATTTCAACCTGTTGATGGCGCCAATGGGATCAAAGTCAGTTGGATTCATCCTTAGtggaacacaaacatctgcactGGATTTCACAGTGATCCATTAGACAGTTATTAAGGTTTGTTTTAGTCTGGTGCATCACAGTAAATAAAGATTGCTGTCCGAatgtttaatgacatttttatacCCTATTtagtgcactcattgtttcccataatgcatcatgatGCATTGCGCTCACAGCGGAACTACAAGGAGCGAGGGCAGcgggtcgtccatctttattaatgATCTTTCATCTGCACTACAGTGGGCCATCTGTAATATAACATGTGACCGGAGTAAtctgctcctcatcctcttaATTCAAGAAGATAACATGTCTCACGCTACAACCCCTTCTTCCGTCCCAAAGAAAATCATGGCAACTCTTATGACTCTACCGCTGCTCACAGCGCTGATCACGTGCAGACAGCCTGAGGAGGAACTGGCCTGACAGTTTTGGGAGAGGGGAGAAGGTGGGAGGTCAGTGATGAACCAGAGTTTCACCTGGTTGTAGGAGAGGTTAGTCTGAGCCACCTGGTGGGCTGATATCAAACCCTGAGCCCAGCTGGGAGCCGCCATCTCCAACAGGGCTGCTGGCTAACCACACACACCATgcacgagggagggagggggagagagagagagaggtggaaagAAGAGGCAGATGTGGCAgaacagaggggagagaaaaaaaagcaaacgaGAAAAATTCAAGACAAACGCAACAAAAAGGTTAATCAGCATTTAGCATGTGCCAGTTTTAATTGATAGAGACATGTGttaaacagcagcaggttaAGGTGGTATGAATTGTTTATGCTTGAGTAACAGTCAATGCCACCTTAAGACCTAAACAAGTTATTCCTTCAAActtcagtacacacacacacacacacacacacacacacacacacacacacactcacaaacagtTTATTGGATTACACAAAtgtggactcacacacacacacacatgccgtTACCTTGGCGATCTTGGCCTCGTCCTTCTTCTTCCCTTTCTGTAAGGAGCCAAAGTGATGCCTGGCACTGTCAAAGTCCACCATCTTCCTATCGCGCTTTGCTATACGAGCCTGTGGGTCAGAATGTTCACGGTGAAATGACCACAACCCTTCAAATTAAAGCTCTGAATGAGATGTTACAGTCTCtaccacattcacacatttgaaAAGGTGGAACAGGGCTTTAATAAATGCAGAACAGCAACGATAAAAGCAAGAAAAAGACTCAAATTGACCCCAAAGAGAATTAAAATGACTAAAAAGATTCAAGACAGCAACATAAAGACACAATGTGACcaaaaagaaattaataaacAGATGCAGATCAACCACAAAAAGATGCAAAGAAgcaaaaaaagatataaaatgacCAACAGGGTCTAAAACTGTCTAACAAGAtgcaaaacagcaacaaaaagatgaaaaatgacCCCACACTCAAAATGACTCAAACAAGATGCAAAACAGCAACAAGAAGACAAAATGACAGAGGCTGGAAATACCCAAACAACCAGGCCAGATGCACTCAATCCACTGATGGATACACAATGACTCAAAAATTAAACAAAGAACTACAAAAAGATGCTCGGCGTAATTCTGAATTCTGAAACTTTGAAGCTGAAACTCGCTTTTTATGCAAAATTTGAAACACAGGCACCTTAATATCAGGAAACTGAGTCAGGTACGTGTCCATGCAGGTCACAGATTTGTCCGTGATGCTCTGGTGGTAGTCCAACCACAGCGTGTCTGTGTCCTGTAACACAATGCAACAACACAATTTAGAATACAACTGTTatatcacaaaaaaaaccccacataaATCTGTATAATGCCTTTTCACACTGCCGGACCTATTTTTGTGCTCATCAGCTCATTGGCAACTGTACACAATTTTAATTTGCATTCAAAAcagtagtaaaataaaataaatagtgactacatttaaatgtaatcaaCCCTGCATGGCTCCTAATATACCAACTCTTGGTACAGCACAGTCGTGTTTGCAACCCTGCAGAGTGAAAGCAACCTCAGCTGCATGTTCTATCTATAACACAGTTTTTAAAGAGAATATGAAAGTCTGCtctaaaaccaaactgaacttCCTCTACTGCGGATCTGCTGCACCAGTGTCTCCCACACGAGCCCATAATGGAAACAATACCCACC
The genomic region above belongs to Paralichthys olivaceus isolate ysfri-2021 chromosome 24, ASM2471397v2, whole genome shotgun sequence and contains:
- the bin1b gene encoding myc box-dependent-interacting protein 1b isoform X15, yielding MAEMGKGVTAGKLAINVQKRLTRAQEKVLQKLGKADETRDAAFEEMVANFNKQMVEGTKLQKDLKTYVTAVKTLHDASRRLQDCLADMYEPDWFGKEEMDALAEEMIEKEMDNNLEDTDTLWLDYHQSITDKSVTCMDTYLTQFPDIKARIAKRDRKMVDFDSARHHFGSLQKGKKKDEAKIAKPAALLEMAAPSWAQGLISAHQVAQTNLSYNQAEEDLGRAQKIFEELNVELQDELPALWDSRVGVYVNTFQSLAGHQEKFHRDMSKLSQNLNDIMTKLEEQRQLNEEADDSKSVSPAQKRPGPPPSRPPPRPSPSPDPVQQQNVSLFDNEASVPDPNVDSATTTTTHQSAVTNGSDGELPQGFLYKVKAVHDYAATDGDELELKMGDVVLVLGFDNPDEQDDGWLMGVKESQWLQEKDASAKGVFPENFTQKF
- the bin1b gene encoding myc box-dependent-interacting protein 1b isoform X9, whose protein sequence is MVANFNKQMVEGTKLQKDLKTYVTAVKTLHDASRRLQDCLADMYEPDWFGKEEMDALAEDTDTLWLDYHQSITDKSVTCMDTYLTQFPDIKARIAKRDRKMVDFDSARHHFGSLQKGKKKDEAKIAKPAALLEMAAPSWAQGLISAHQVAQTNLSYNQAEEDLGRAQKIFEELNVELQDELPALWDSRVGVYVNTFQSLAGHQEKFHRDMSKLSQNLNDIMTKLEEQRQLKKDGTAAAKTEDGAKSEEADDSKSVSPAQKRPGPPPSRPPPRPSPSPDPVQQQNVSLFDNEASVPDPNVDSATTTTTHQTPSWDSWQEQPTAEQESQHEDDQYPAEAQGGWDYHEPAAQSCTQPGWDDAEAAQESWNADQGSAAQLYTEPNWDDDGASVGQGGWGDEGEQSAVTNGSDGELPQGFLYKVKAVHDYAATDGDELELKMGDVVLVLGFDNPDEQDDGWLMGVKESQWLQEKDASAKGVFPENFTQKF
- the bin1b gene encoding myc box-dependent-interacting protein 1b isoform X16, which produces MAEMGKGVTAGKLAINVQKRLTRAQEKVLQKLGKADETRDAAFEEMVANFNKQMVEGTKLQKDLKTYVTAVKTLHDASRRLQDCLADMYEPDWFGKEEMDALAEEMIEKEMDNNLEDTDTLWLDYHQSITDKSVTCMDTYLTQFPDIKARIAKRDRKMVDFDSARHHFGSLQKGKKKDEAKIAKAEEDLGRAQKIFEELNVELQDELPALWDSRVGVYVNTFQSLAGHQEKFHRDMSKLSQNLNDIMTKLEEQRQLKKDGTAAAKTEDGAKSEEADDSKSVSPAQKRPGPPPSRPPPRPSPSPDPVQQQNVSLFDNEASVPDPNVDSATTTTTHQSAVTNGSDGELPQGFLYKVKAVHDYAATDGDELELKMGDVVLVLGFDNPDEQDDGWLMGVKESQWLQEKDASAKGVFPENFTQKF
- the bin1b gene encoding myc box-dependent-interacting protein 1b isoform X20, which codes for MAEMGKGVTAGKLAINVQKRLTRAQEKVLQKLGKADETRDAAFEEMVANFNKQMVEGTKLQKDLKTYVTAVKTLHDASRRLQDCLADMYEPDWFGKEEMDALAEDTDTLWLDYHQSITDKSVTCMDTYLTQFPDIKARIAKRDRKMVDFDSARHHFGSLQKGKKKDEAKIAKAEEDLGRAQKIFEELNVELQDELPALWDSRVGVYVNTFQSLAGHQEKFHRDMSKLSQNLNDIMTKLEEQRQLNEEADDSKSVSPAQKRPGPPPSRPPPRPSPSPDPVQQQNVSLFDNEASVPDPNVDSATTTTTHQSAVTNGSDGELPQGFLYKVKAVHDYAATDGDELELKMGDVVLVLGFDNPDEQDDGWLMGVKESQWLQEKDASAKGVFPENFTQKF
- the bin1b gene encoding myc box-dependent-interacting protein 1b isoform X7, which codes for MVANFNKQMVEGTKLQKDLKTYVTAVKTLHDASRRLQDCLADMYEPDWFGKEEMDALAEEMIEKEMDNNLEDTDTLWLDYHQSITDKSVTCMDTYLTQFPDIKARIAKRDRKMVDFDSARHHFGSLQKGKKKDEAKIAKPAALLEMAAPSWAQGLISAHQVAQTNLSYNQAEEDLGRAQKIFEELNVELQDELPALWDSRVGVYVNTFQSLAGHQEKFHRDMSKLSQNLNDIMTKLEEQRQLKKDGTAAAKTEDGAKSEEADDSKSVSPAQKRPGPPPSRPPPRPSPSPDPVQQQNVSLFDNEASVPDPNVDSATTTTTHQTPSWDSWQEQPTAEQESQHEDDQYPAEAQGGWDYHEPAAQSCTQPGWDDAEAAQESWNADQGSAAQLYTEPNWDDDGASVGQGGWGDEGEQSAVTNGSDGELPQGFLYKVKAVHDYAATDGDELELKMGDVVLVLGFDNPDEQDDGWLMGVKESQWLQEKDASAKGVFPENFTQKF
- the bin1b gene encoding myc box-dependent-interacting protein 1b isoform X18 — encoded protein: MAEMGKGVTAGKLAINVQKRLTRAQEKVLQKLGKADETRDAAFEEMVANFNKQMVEGTKLQKDLKTYVTAVKTLHDASRRLQDCLADMYEPDWFGKEEMDALAEEMIEKEMDNNLEDTDTLWLDYHQSITDKSVTCMDTYLTQFPDIKARIAKRDRKMVDFDSARHHFGSLQKGKKKDEAKIAKAEEDLGRAQKIFEELNVELQDELPALWDSRVGVYVNTFQSLAGHQEKFHRDMSKLSQNLNDIMTKLEEQRQLNEEADDSKSVSPAQKRPGPPPSRPPPRPSPSPDPVQQQNVSLFDNEASVPDPNVDSATTTTTHQSAVTNGSDGELPQGFLYKVKAVHDYAATDGDELELKMGDVVLVLGFDNPDEQDDGWLMGVKESQWLQEKDASAKGVFPENFTQKF
- the bin1b gene encoding myc box-dependent-interacting protein 1b isoform X19 translates to MAEMGKGVTAGKLAINVQKRLTRAQEKVLQKLGKADETRDAAFEEMVANFNKQMVEGTKLQKDLKTYVTAVKTLHDASRRLQDCLADMYEPDWFGKEEMDALAEEMIEKEMDNNLEDTDTLWLDYHQSITDKSVTCMDTYLTQFPDIKARIAKRDRKMVDFDSARHHFGSLQKGKKKDEAKIAKPAALLEMAAPSWAQGLISAHQVAQTNLSYNQAEEDLGRAQKIFEELNVELQDELPALWDSRVGVYVNTFQSLAGHQEKFHRDMSKLSQNLNDIMTKLEEQRQLKKDGTAAAKTEDGAKSEEADDSKSVSPAQKSAVTNGSDGELPQGFLYKVKAVHDYAATDGDELELKMGDVVLVLGFDNPDEQDDGWLMGVKESQWLQEKDASAKGVFPENFTQKF
- the bin1b gene encoding myc box-dependent-interacting protein 1b isoform X12: MAEMGKGVTAGKLAINVQKRLTRAQEKVLQKLGKADETRDAAFEEMVANFNKQMVEGTKLQKDLKTYVTAVKTLHDASRRLQDCLADMYEPDWFGKEEMDALAEEMIEKEMDNNLEDTDTLWLDYHQSITDKSVTCMDTYLTQFPDIKARIAKRDRKMVDFDSARHHFGSLQKGKKKDEAKIAKPAALLEMAAPSWAQGLISAHQVAQTNLSYNQAEEDLGRAQKIFEELNVELQDELPALWDSRVGVYVNTFQSLAGHQEKFHRDMSKLSQNLNDIMTKLEEQRQLKKDGTAAAKTEDGAKSEEADDSKSVSPAQKRPGPPPSRPPPRPSPSPDPVQQQNVSLFDNEASVPDPNVDSATTTTTHQSAVTNGSDGELPQGFLYKVKAVHDYAATDGDELELKMGDVVLVLGFDNPDEQDDGWLMGVKESQWLQEKDASAKGVFPENFTQKF
- the bin1b gene encoding myc box-dependent-interacting protein 1b isoform X13, producing the protein MAEMGKGVTAGKLAINVQKRLTRAQEKVLQKLGKADETRDAAFEEMVANFNKQMVEGTKLQKDLKTYVTAVKTLHDASRRLQDCLADMYEPDWFGKEEMDALAEDTDTLWLDYHQSITDKSVTCMDTYLTQFPDIKARIAKRDRKMVDFDSARHHFGSLQKGKKKDEAKIAKPAALLEMAAPSWAQGLISAHQVAQTNLSYNQAEEDLGRAQKIFEELNVELQDELPALWDSRVGVYVNTFQSLAGHQEKFHRDMSKLSQNLNDIMTKLEEQRQLKKDGTAAAKTEDGAKSEEADDSKSVSPAQKRPGPPPSRPPPRPSPSPDPVQQQNVSLFDNEASVPDPNVDSATTTTTHQSAVTNGSDGELPQGFLYKVKAVHDYAATDGDELELKMGDVVLVLGFDNPDEQDDGWLMGVKESQWLQEKDASAKGVFPENFTQKF
- the bin1b gene encoding myc box-dependent-interacting protein 1b isoform X17, with translation MAEMGKGVTAGKLAINVQKRLTRAQEKVLQKLGKADETRDAAFEEMVANFNKQMVEGTKLQKDLKTYVTAVKTLHDASRRLQDCLADMYEPDWFGKEEMDALAEDTDTLWLDYHQSITDKSVTCMDTYLTQFPDIKARIAKRDRKMVDFDSARHHFGSLQKGKKKDEAKIAKAEEDLGRAQKIFEELNVELQDELPALWDSRVGVYVNTFQSLAGHQEKFHRDMSKLSQNLNDIMTKLEEQRQLKKDGTAAAKTEDGAKSEEADDSKSVSPAQKRPGPPPSRPPPRPSPSPDPVQQQNVSLFDNEASVPDPNVDSATTTTTHQSAVTNGSDGELPQGFLYKVKAVHDYAATDGDELELKMGDVVLVLGFDNPDEQDDGWLMGVKESQWLQEKDASAKGVFPENFTQKF